In a genomic window of Phosphitispora fastidiosa:
- the hpt gene encoding hypoxanthine phosphoribosyltransferase, giving the protein MLNDVEKCLISREQIAEKVALLGQQISEDYRGKDLIVVGILKGAVVFLSDLIREISIPLYIDFMAVSSYGSSTESSGVVRILNDLDMSIEGMHVLIVEDIVDTGLTLKYLVENLKNRKAASVKVCTLLEKPARRKVKVDLDYNGFVIPDEFAVGYGLDYNNKYRSLPGIYVLKKEIYSS; this is encoded by the coding sequence ATGTTAAACGATGTTGAAAAGTGCCTAATCTCCAGGGAGCAGATTGCTGAGAAGGTTGCCCTGCTTGGGCAGCAGATATCGGAAGATTACAGGGGTAAGGACTTGATTGTGGTGGGAATCTTAAAAGGTGCAGTGGTTTTTTTATCAGATCTTATAAGGGAAATTTCCATACCTCTCTACATAGATTTCATGGCTGTTTCCAGTTATGGTTCGTCCACCGAGTCTTCGGGTGTGGTCAGAATTCTGAATGATCTTGATATGAGCATAGAAGGAATGCATGTGCTGATTGTTGAAGATATAGTTGACACTGGGCTTACTCTTAAATACCTTGTGGAAAACCTGAAAAACAGGAAAGCCGCTTCAGTTAAAGTCTGTACACTCCTGGAGAAGCCTGCCAGAAGGAAGGTCAAGGTGGACTTAGATTATAACGGGTTTGTGATTCCTGATGAGTTTGCAGTTGGTTATGGCCTGGATTATAATAACAAGTACCGCAGCCTGCCGGGGATTTATGTGCTCAAGAAAGAAATTTACTCCAGTTAG
- the guaA gene encoding glutamine-hydrolyzing GMP synthase, with protein MVRDKELVLILDFGGQYTQLIARRIRECRVYCEIISYRTPAAEIAAMGPKGIVLSGGPSSVYVENAPVCDLEIFNLGIPIFGICYGMQLMAQVLGGNVSRADNREYGKTKLQVLEKDNPLFKGLPEVLQVWMSHGDFVAAPPPGFKALGCTGNTPVAALGSDEKKIYGVQFHPEVVHTPEGQRMLEFYLFDICRCSGNWTMESFIDQTVKEVREAVGDKKVLCALSGGVDSSVAAALVHKAIGDQLTCVFVDHGLLRKDEAKQVIETFRNQFHINLIAVDASGRFLDKLDGVTEPEQKRKIIGNEFIRVFEEEARKLGEIDFLVQGTLYPDVVESGTDTAAVIKSHHNVGGLPEDMELELIEPLKWLFKDEVRLVGEQLGLPEQIVWRQPFPGPGLAIRILGDINRDKLDTLREADAILHEEIIKAGLYREIWQFFAVLPSMRSVGVMGDERTYSYTCVLRAVTSHDGMTADWARIPYDVLESISSRIVNEIKDINRVVYDITSKPPATIEWE; from the coding sequence ATGGTAAGAGATAAGGAACTGGTGCTAATCCTGGATTTCGGCGGTCAGTATACTCAGTTGATTGCCCGGCGCATCAGGGAGTGCAGGGTGTATTGTGAGATAATTTCTTACCGTACCCCGGCTGCAGAAATTGCCGCAATGGGACCAAAGGGCATCGTCCTTTCCGGGGGGCCTTCAAGTGTTTATGTGGAAAATGCCCCTGTTTGTGACCTGGAAATTTTTAACCTGGGGATACCCATTTTTGGGATTTGTTACGGGATGCAGCTTATGGCCCAGGTCTTGGGCGGCAATGTCAGCAGGGCTGATAACCGTGAATATGGGAAGACAAAGCTGCAGGTACTTGAAAAGGACAATCCTCTTTTTAAGGGACTTCCTGAAGTCCTTCAGGTATGGATGAGTCACGGCGATTTTGTGGCAGCGCCGCCGCCCGGGTTTAAGGCCTTAGGATGTACCGGCAATACCCCTGTGGCAGCTCTGGGCAGTGATGAAAAGAAAATCTATGGAGTGCAGTTTCATCCGGAAGTGGTTCATACGCCGGAAGGCCAGCGCATGCTTGAATTTTACCTTTTTGATATCTGCCGCTGTTCGGGAAACTGGACCATGGAGTCTTTTATTGACCAGACGGTGAAGGAAGTCAGAGAAGCAGTAGGTGACAAGAAGGTGCTCTGTGCCTTAAGCGGCGGAGTAGATTCCTCTGTGGCTGCCGCATTGGTCCATAAGGCAATCGGGGACCAGCTTACCTGTGTCTTTGTTGATCATGGACTGCTGAGGAAGGACGAAGCCAAACAGGTAATTGAAACCTTCCGCAATCAGTTCCACATCAACCTTATCGCTGTAGATGCTTCCGGAAGGTTCCTGGACAAGCTGGATGGAGTCACTGAACCGGAACAAAAAAGAAAGATTATCGGAAATGAGTTTATCCGTGTATTTGAGGAAGAAGCCCGAAAACTCGGCGAAATAGATTTCCTTGTCCAGGGCACTCTGTACCCTGATGTTGTGGAAAGCGGCACAGACACTGCTGCAGTTATCAAGTCACACCACAATGTGGGCGGACTGCCTGAGGATATGGAACTGGAGCTTATTGAGCCTCTGAAATGGCTGTTTAAGGATGAGGTCCGCCTGGTTGGGGAACAACTGGGATTGCCGGAACAAATTGTGTGGAGACAGCCATTTCCCGGACCGGGGCTGGCCATTAGGATACTGGGTGACATAAACAGAGACAAACTGGATACCTTGAGAGAGGCTGATGCCATCCTCCATGAGGAGATAATCAAGGCAGGCCTGTACCGGGAAATCTGGCAGTTTTTCGCCGTTCTGCCCTCCATGCGTTCCGTCGGGGTCATGGGTGATGAGCGGACCTACAGCTACACCTGTGTGCTGCGTGCTGTCACCAGCCACGACGGGATGACTGCCGACTGGGCCAGGATACCCTATGATGTGCTGGAGAGCATTTCTTCCAGGATAGTGAATGAGATAAAGGATATCAACCGGGTTGTTTATGACATTACCTCCAAGCCCCCGGCAACTATTGAGTGGGAGTAG